One segment of Enterobacter ludwigii DNA contains the following:
- the gluQRS gene encoding tRNA glutamyl-Q(34) synthetase GluQRS, with protein MSESHYIGRFAPSPSGELHFGSLIAALGSYLQARARHGKWLVRIEDIDPPREVPGAADTILRQLEHYGLHWDGDVLWQSRRHDAYRERLAWLHAQGLSYYCTCTRARIQSVGGVYDGHCRTRNNGPELAAVRIKQHAPVTHFTDLLSGEIHADERLAREDFIIHRRDGLFAYNLAVVVDDHFQGVTEIVRGADLVEPTVRQISLYHQFGWNAPDYIHLPLAVNEQGFKLSKQNHAPALPDGDPRPVLIDALRFLNQNVTNEWQDLRIDELLKMAIANWTLTTVPKIQHSQMRCAEL; from the coding sequence ATGTCTGAATCACACTATATTGGGCGCTTCGCGCCATCCCCTTCTGGTGAATTACACTTCGGCTCATTAATTGCCGCCCTCGGCAGCTACCTGCAGGCTCGCGCCCGTCACGGTAAATGGCTGGTCCGCATTGAAGATATTGATCCTCCGCGTGAAGTTCCCGGTGCAGCAGATACCATTCTGCGTCAGCTGGAACATTACGGTCTTCACTGGGACGGTGACGTCCTCTGGCAGTCAAGGCGACATGATGCCTACCGGGAACGCCTGGCGTGGCTCCACGCACAAGGGCTCTCCTACTACTGCACCTGCACCCGCGCGCGTATTCAGAGCGTGGGTGGCGTCTATGACGGCCACTGCCGCACGCGCAATAACGGCCCAGAACTGGCCGCCGTGCGCATAAAGCAGCATGCCCCGGTGACGCACTTTACTGATTTACTCTCCGGCGAAATCCATGCGGATGAACGTCTTGCACGCGAAGATTTTATTATCCACCGCCGTGACGGCCTGTTCGCCTATAACCTGGCGGTAGTGGTTGATGACCATTTCCAGGGCGTGACGGAAATTGTGCGCGGGGCTGACCTGGTGGAACCTACCGTGCGACAAATATCGCTCTATCACCAGTTTGGCTGGAACGCGCCGGATTACATTCATCTGCCGCTGGCGGTCAATGAACAGGGCTTTAAACTGTCAAAACAAAATCATGCGCCCGCCCTGCCAGACGGCGATCCGCGCCCTGTTTTGATCGACGCGCTGCGATTTCTCAACCAGAATGTAACCAACGAATGGCAGGATTTGCGAATTGATGAACTGCTGAAAATGGCGATCGCCAACTGGACGCTGACGACCGTGCCAAAAATCCAGCATTCTCAAATGCGTTGCGCTGAGCTATGA
- the sfsA gene encoding DNA/RNA nuclease SfsA, which produces MKFSPALQHATLVQRYKRFLADVITPEGEQLTLHCPNTGAMTGCATPGDTVWYSTSENTKRKYAHTWEMTETQNGAFICVNTLRANQLVKEALTLGTLPELVGYGTHKSEVKYGDESSRIDFMLQAEDRPECYIEVKSVTLAEQENGYFPDAVTLRGQKHLRELMSVAAAGKRAVLLFAVLHSAIERFSPARHIDLKYAQLLNEAQKQGVEVLAYKAELSADNMTLRSSLPIVL; this is translated from the coding sequence ATGAAGTTTAGTCCTGCCCTGCAGCACGCCACGCTGGTTCAACGCTACAAACGCTTTCTCGCTGATGTGATCACCCCCGAAGGTGAACAGCTCACGCTGCACTGCCCGAACACCGGTGCCATGACCGGCTGTGCGACGCCGGGTGACACGGTCTGGTATTCCACTTCAGAAAATACTAAACGCAAATATGCCCATACCTGGGAAATGACCGAGACGCAAAACGGGGCATTTATTTGCGTGAATACCCTGCGCGCCAATCAATTAGTTAAGGAAGCATTGACCCTTGGCACCCTGCCCGAACTGGTGGGATATGGCACGCATAAAAGTGAAGTTAAATATGGCGATGAAAGCAGCAGAATTGACTTCATGTTACAGGCGGAAGACCGGCCCGAGTGCTATATTGAAGTAAAATCAGTGACGTTAGCGGAACAGGAAAACGGCTACTTCCCGGATGCGGTCACGCTACGGGGGCAGAAGCATCTGCGGGAGCTGATGAGTGTTGCGGCGGCGGGCAAACGCGCCGTATTGCTGTTTGCGGTTTTACATTCAGCCATTGAACGATTTTCTCCAGCCCGCCATATTGATCTCAAATACGCGCAATTGTTGAATGAGGCACAAAAGCAGGGGGTGGAGGTTTTGGCTTATAAAGCGGAACTTTCTGCCGATAATATGACTCTGAGATCCTCTCTTCCCATTGTCTTATAA
- the folK gene encoding 2-amino-4-hydroxy-6-hydroxymethyldihydropteridine diphosphokinase translates to MTLAYIAIGSNLASPLEQVNAAVQALGEIPQSRIVAVSSFYRTPPLGPQDQPDYLNAAVVLDTALDADTLLDNTQRIELQQGRIRKAERWGPRTLDLDIMLFGHEVINTPRLTVPHYDMKNRGFMLWPLFDVAPDLTFPDGLSLKAVLDSLDAEKPARW, encoded by the coding sequence ATGACCCTGGCGTACATTGCCATCGGCAGCAATCTGGCCTCTCCGCTGGAGCAGGTTAATGCTGCCGTTCAGGCGCTGGGTGAAATCCCACAAAGCCGTATTGTGGCGGTCTCTTCTTTCTACCGGACACCGCCGCTGGGGCCACAGGATCAGCCTGATTACCTGAATGCCGCCGTGGTGCTGGACACTGCGCTGGATGCCGACACGCTGCTGGATAATACTCAGCGAATCGAACTGCAGCAGGGCCGCATACGCAAAGCCGAACGCTGGGGGCCGCGCACCCTCGATCTCGACATTATGCTGTTTGGCCATGAGGTGATTAACACCCCCCGTCTCACCGTTCCGCACTACGACATGAAAAATCGCGGCTTTATGCTCTGGCCGCTGTTCGACGTTGCCCCTGACCTCACCTTCCCTGACGGCCTCTCGCTGAAGGCAGTGCTGGATAGCCTCGACGCAGAAAAACCAGCCCGCTGGTGA
- the thpR gene encoding RNA 2',3'-cyclic phosphodiesterase, with protein MSESKRLFFAIELPSTLQRKIVRWRASHFPQDAGRPIAAANLHLTLAFLGDVSAEKQRALAAMAGRISQPAFTLHLDDAGQWLRSRVVWLGTRQPPRGLLQLASMLRAQAARSGCYQSPQPFHPHITLLRDAGQAVAIPPPGFHWDVEVNTFALYESVFTQGRTRYTPLQRWSLGDTLRNSDEV; from the coding sequence ATGTCTGAGTCGAAACGGCTGTTTTTTGCCATAGAATTGCCCTCCACGCTGCAGCGAAAAATCGTTCGCTGGCGAGCCAGCCATTTTCCCCAGGACGCAGGGCGTCCGATCGCGGCGGCAAACCTGCACCTGACGCTGGCCTTTCTGGGCGATGTCAGCGCCGAAAAACAGCGCGCGCTGGCAGCAATGGCTGGCCGCATTTCTCAGCCGGCGTTTACGCTGCACCTCGACGACGCGGGCCAGTGGCTGCGCTCACGCGTGGTCTGGCTGGGCACGCGCCAGCCGCCCCGCGGGCTTTTACAGCTTGCCAGTATGTTGCGCGCCCAGGCGGCTCGCAGCGGGTGTTACCAGAGTCCGCAGCCGTTTCATCCGCATATCACCCTGCTGCGCGATGCCGGTCAGGCCGTTGCCATTCCGCCACCCGGCTTTCACTGGGACGTTGAGGTCAATACCTTCGCGCTTTACGAATCGGTCTTTACCCAAGGACGCACCCGTTATACGCCGCTACAGCGCTGGTCGCTGGGCGATACCCTAAGGAATTCTGATGAAGTTTAG
- the mrcB gene encoding bifunctional glycosyl transferase/transpeptidase, whose translation MAGNDREPIGRKGKPTRPAKEKVSRRRLRDEDYDDDYEDDYEDEEPMPRKGKGKGRKPRGKRGWFWLLLKLFIVFVVLMAIYGVYLDQKIRSRIDGKVWQLPAAVYGRMVNLEPDMSISKNEMVKLLEATQYRQVSKMTRPGEFTVQAKSIEMIRRPFDFPDSKEGQVRARLTFDGDRLDTIENMDNNRQFGFFRLDPRLITMLSSANGEQRLFVARNGFPDLLVDTLLATEDRHFYEHDGISLYSIGRAVLANLTAGRTVQGASTLTQQLVKNLFLSSERSYWRKANEAYMAVLMDARYSKDRILELYMNEVYLGQSGDNEIRGFPLASLYYFGRPVEELSLDQQALLVGMVKGASIYNPWRNPKLALERRNLVLRLLQQQQVIDQELYDMLSARPLGVQPRGGVISPQPAFMQLVRQELQSKLGDKVKDLSGVKIFTTFDSVAQEAAEKAAVEGIPALKKQRKLSDLETAMVVVDRNTGEVRAMVGGAEPQFAGYNRAMQARRSIGSLAKPATYLTALSQPNQYRLNTWIADAPISLRQPNGQVWSPQNDDKQFSGQVMLVDALTRSMNVPTVNLGMALGLPAIVDTWQKLGVPKDQLHPVPAMILGALNLTPIEVAQAFQTIASGGNRAPLSALRSVIAEDGSVLYQSFPQAERAVPAQAAYMTLWTMQQVVQRGTGRQLGAKYPGLHLAGKTGTTNNNVDTWFAGIDGREVVITWVGRDNNQPTKLYGASGAMSIYQRYLANQSPVPLNLVAPEDIVDMGVDGSGNFVCGGGMRTLPVWTTNPDSLCQQSQPEQPTGNPFEQSSQPQQQPQQQPQQQNEKKDSDGVAGWIKDMFGGN comes from the coding sequence ATGGCGGGGAATGACCGCGAGCCAATAGGACGTAAGGGAAAACCAACGCGTCCGGCGAAAGAAAAGGTAAGCCGTCGTCGCCTCAGAGATGAGGACTATGACGATGACTATGAAGACGATTATGAGGATGAAGAACCGATGCCGCGTAAAGGGAAAGGCAAAGGGCGTAAGCCTCGGGGCAAGCGCGGCTGGTTCTGGCTGCTGCTGAAGCTGTTCATTGTATTTGTTGTGCTGATGGCGATTTACGGCGTCTATCTGGATCAGAAGATCCGTAGCCGTATAGACGGAAAAGTCTGGCAACTGCCTGCGGCGGTGTATGGCCGCATGGTGAACCTTGAGCCAGATATGTCCATCAGCAAGAACGAGATGGTGAAACTGCTGGAAGCCACCCAGTATCGTCAGGTGTCGAAAATGACGCGTCCTGGCGAATTTACCGTGCAGGCGAAAAGCATTGAGATGATCCGCCGTCCGTTTGATTTCCCGGACAGCAAAGAGGGTCAGGTGCGTGCGCGTCTGACCTTTGACGGCGATCGTCTGGACACCATCGAGAACATGGATAACAACCGTCAGTTCGGTTTCTTCCGTCTCGATCCGCGTCTGATCACCATGCTCTCGTCGGCGAACGGCGAACAACGTCTGTTTGTTGCCCGTAACGGCTTCCCGGACCTGCTGGTTGATACCCTGCTGGCAACCGAAGACCGTCACTTCTATGAGCATGATGGCATCAGCCTTTACTCGATTGGCCGTGCGGTGCTGGCTAACCTGACCGCCGGACGGACGGTGCAGGGGGCGAGTACGCTGACCCAGCAGCTGGTGAAGAACTTGTTCCTCTCCAGTGAACGCTCTTACTGGCGTAAAGCCAACGAAGCGTACATGGCCGTACTGATGGATGCGCGTTACAGCAAGGATCGTATCCTTGAGCTGTACATGAACGAGGTGTACCTCGGTCAGAGCGGGGATAACGAAATCCGCGGCTTCCCGCTGGCAAGTCTGTACTACTTTGGTCGTCCGGTGGAAGAGCTGAGCCTTGACCAGCAGGCGCTGCTGGTGGGCATGGTGAAAGGGGCGTCCATTTATAACCCGTGGCGTAACCCGAAACTGGCGCTGGAACGTCGTAACCTGGTGTTGCGTCTGCTGCAACAGCAGCAGGTGATTGACCAGGAGCTGTACGACATGCTGAGCGCACGACCACTCGGCGTTCAGCCGCGCGGTGGCGTGATCTCGCCTCAGCCTGCGTTTATGCAGCTGGTGCGTCAGGAGCTGCAAAGCAAGCTCGGTGATAAGGTGAAAGATCTCTCCGGCGTGAAGATCTTTACCACCTTCGATTCCGTGGCGCAGGAAGCCGCTGAAAAAGCCGCGGTGGAAGGCATCCCGGCGCTGAAGAAACAGCGTAAGCTGAGCGATCTTGAAACCGCGATGGTGGTGGTTGACCGTAACACCGGCGAAGTTCGCGCCATGGTGGGCGGTGCTGAGCCGCAGTTCGCAGGCTACAACCGTGCAATGCAGGCGCGACGTTCGATTGGTTCACTGGCGAAACCGGCAACCTATCTTACCGCCCTGAGTCAGCCTAACCAGTATCGCCTGAATACCTGGATTGCCGATGCGCCGATTTCCCTGCGCCAGCCTAACGGCCAGGTATGGTCTCCGCAGAACGACGATAAACAGTTCAGCGGCCAGGTCATGCTGGTGGATGCGTTGACCCGCTCGATGAACGTGCCAACGGTGAACCTGGGTATGGCGCTCGGTCTGCCGGCGATTGTCGACACCTGGCAGAAACTGGGTGTGCCGAAAGATCAGCTCCATCCTGTTCCGGCGATGATCCTGGGGGCGCTTAACCTGACGCCGATCGAAGTGGCTCAGGCGTTCCAGACCATTGCCAGCGGGGGTAACCGTGCACCGCTCTCTGCTCTGCGTTCGGTGATTGCTGAGGACGGCTCCGTGCTGTATCAGAGCTTCCCGCAAGCGGAACGTGCCGTGCCAGCGCAGGCGGCCTATATGACGTTGTGGACGATGCAGCAGGTTGTGCAGCGGGGAACCGGACGTCAACTGGGTGCGAAGTATCCGGGCCTGCATCTGGCAGGTAAAACCGGGACCACCAACAACAACGTGGATACCTGGTTCGCCGGTATCGATGGCCGTGAAGTGGTGATCACCTGGGTAGGCCGCGATAACAACCAGCCAACCAAACTGTACGGTGCAAGCGGGGCGATGTCGATTTACCAGCGCTATCTGGCGAATCAGTCTCCGGTACCGCTGAATCTGGTGGCGCCGGAAGATATCGTCGATATGGGCGTGGACGGTTCCGGTAACTTTGTCTGTGGCGGCGGTATGCGTACCTTGCCTGTCTGGACCACCAACCCGGATTCGCTGTGCCAGCAAAGCCAGCCAGAGCAACCGACGGGTAACCCGTTCGAGCAGTCTTCTCAGCCTCAGCAGCAGCCGCAACAACAGCCGCAGCAGCAGAATGAGAAAAAAGACAGCGACGGTGTCGCGGGCTGGATTAAAGATATGTTCGGCGGTAACTAA
- the dksA gene encoding RNA polymerase-binding protein DksA — translation MQEGQNRKTSSLSILAIAGVEPYQEKPGEEYMNEAQLSHFKRILEAWRNQLRDEVDRTVTHMQDEAANFPDPVDRAAQEEEFSLELRNRDRERKLIKKIEKTLKKVEDEDFGYCESCGVEIGIRRLEARPTADLCIDCKTLAEIREKQMAG, via the coding sequence ATGCAAGAAGGGCAAAACCGTAAAACATCGTCCCTGAGTATTCTCGCCATCGCTGGGGTGGAGCCGTATCAAGAGAAGCCGGGCGAAGAGTATATGAACGAAGCCCAGCTGTCGCACTTCAAGCGTATTCTTGAAGCATGGCGTAATCAACTCAGGGATGAAGTCGATCGCACCGTTACTCATATGCAGGATGAAGCTGCTAACTTCCCGGACCCGGTAGACCGTGCCGCTCAGGAAGAAGAGTTCAGCCTCGAACTGCGTAACCGTGACCGCGAACGCAAACTGATCAAAAAGATCGAAAAAACGCTGAAAAAAGTCGAAGACGAAGATTTTGGCTACTGCGAATCCTGCGGTGTTGAAATCGGAATTCGTCGCCTGGAAGCGCGTCCAACCGCCGATCTGTGCATCGACTGTAAAACGCTGGCAGAAATCCGCGAAAAACAGATGGCCGGTTAA
- the hrpB gene encoding ATP-dependent helicase HrpB, with amino-acid sequence MSSLPVAVVLPELLAAFHHAPQVLLNAPTGAGKSTWLPLQILKEGTVRGKIILLEPRRLAARNVAQRLAELLGEKPGETVGYRMRAETCVGPSTRLEVVTEGILTRMLQNDPELNGVGLVILDEFHERSLQADLALALLLDVQQGLRDDLRLLIMSATLDNERLQQTLPDAPVIASEGRAFPVERRYQPLPAHQRFDDAVAIATADLLRQESGSLLLFLPGVGEIQRVQDQLASRVGSDVLFCPLYGALSLADQRKAILPAPAGQRKVVLATNIAETSLTIEGIRLVVDSAQERVASFDARTGLTKLLTQRISQASMVQRAGRAGRLEPGICLHLTSAEQAERAAQQSTPEILHSDLAGLVMDLLQWGCPDPAQLTWLNPPPAANLAAARALLNRLGALDGERLSSRGQKMAALGNDPRLAAMLVAAQGEDEIATAAKLAAILEEPPRGGSSDLAQAFSRNQGNWQQRAQQLCRRLNGKAGSPDSAAIAPLLAQAFPDRIARRRGLDGRYQLANGMGAMLDSDDAMTRHEWLIAPLLLQGSHSPDARILQAIAVDIDALTRACPQLVQQSDTVEWDEAQGTLKAFRRSQTGKLILGTTPLAKPSEEVLHLAMLNGIRDKGLGVLNWTPEAEQYRIRLHCAARWLPEYDWPAVDDETLLGSLERWLLPQMHGVHSLRALKALDVKVALQNLLDWSLRQRLDSELPGHYTVPTGSRIAIRYHEDNPPALAVRMQEMFGEATTPSVAQGRVSLVLELLSPAHRPLQITRDLGAFWAGSYRDVQKEMKGRYPKHVWPDDPANTAPTRRTKKYS; translated from the coding sequence GTGTCCTCATTGCCGGTCGCCGTCGTCCTTCCTGAGCTTCTTGCTGCCTTCCACCATGCCCCGCAGGTTTTACTTAACGCCCCGACGGGCGCAGGTAAATCTACCTGGCTGCCGCTGCAGATCCTCAAAGAGGGCACTGTCCGCGGGAAAATTATCCTGCTGGAGCCGCGCAGGCTGGCCGCACGGAACGTGGCGCAGCGCCTGGCGGAACTGCTTGGTGAAAAGCCGGGCGAGACGGTGGGTTACCGTATGCGCGCCGAAACCTGCGTTGGCCCGTCCACGCGCCTTGAGGTGGTGACCGAAGGGATCCTGACCCGCATGCTGCAAAACGATCCGGAGTTAAACGGCGTCGGACTGGTGATTCTGGATGAATTCCACGAGCGTAGCCTGCAGGCAGATCTGGCACTGGCGCTGTTACTTGATGTTCAGCAAGGGCTACGCGACGACCTCCGGTTGCTTATCATGTCCGCTACGCTGGATAACGAGCGACTGCAGCAGACGTTGCCCGACGCGCCGGTTATCGCCTCCGAAGGCAGAGCATTTCCCGTTGAGCGTCGCTATCAGCCGTTGCCTGCCCATCAGCGTTTTGACGACGCGGTAGCCATCGCAACCGCCGACTTGCTCCGCCAGGAATCGGGATCGCTACTGCTGTTTTTGCCAGGCGTAGGCGAGATCCAGCGCGTGCAGGACCAACTGGCTTCCCGGGTGGGAAGTGACGTGCTGTTTTGCCCGCTCTACGGCGCGCTGTCGCTGGCGGATCAGCGTAAAGCAATCCTGCCCGCGCCCGCGGGGCAGCGTAAGGTGGTGCTGGCAACCAATATTGCCGAAACCAGTTTAACCATTGAAGGCATTCGCCTGGTGGTGGACAGTGCGCAGGAGAGGGTGGCGAGCTTTGACGCGCGCACCGGGCTGACTAAACTGCTGACGCAGCGCATAAGCCAGGCGTCGATGGTCCAGCGAGCAGGCCGTGCGGGACGTCTTGAGCCCGGTATCTGCCTGCATTTGACCAGCGCAGAGCAGGCTGAGCGCGCTGCACAGCAAAGCACGCCGGAAATTTTACACAGCGATCTGGCGGGGCTGGTGATGGATCTTCTGCAGTGGGGATGCCCGGATCCGGCACAGCTGACCTGGCTTAATCCTCCACCCGCCGCGAACCTTGCTGCTGCCCGGGCCTTACTGAACCGCCTGGGGGCGCTTGATGGTGAGCGATTGTCATCCCGCGGGCAAAAAATGGCCGCGCTGGGCAATGACCCTCGCCTGGCGGCGATGCTGGTGGCTGCGCAGGGGGAAGATGAAATTGCTACGGCGGCGAAACTGGCGGCTATTCTTGAGGAGCCACCGCGCGGTGGCAGCAGCGATCTGGCGCAGGCCTTTTCCCGCAATCAGGGGAACTGGCAGCAGCGGGCGCAGCAGCTTTGCCGGCGACTTAACGGCAAAGCCGGGTCGCCAGACAGCGCGGCTATCGCGCCTCTGTTAGCGCAGGCGTTTCCCGACAGGATCGCACGTCGTCGCGGGCTGGACGGGCGATATCAACTGGCCAATGGCATGGGTGCGATGCTGGACAGCGATGACGCCATGACGCGTCACGAATGGCTGATTGCGCCGTTACTGTTACAGGGTAGCCACTCCCCGGACGCGCGTATTTTACAGGCTATCGCGGTGGATATAGATGCCCTGACGCGTGCCTGTCCGCAGTTGGTCCAGCAATCCGATACCGTGGAATGGGATGAGGCTCAGGGCACGCTGAAGGCGTTTCGTCGCAGCCAGACAGGTAAACTGATCCTCGGCACCACGCCGCTGGCAAAACCGTCGGAAGAGGTGCTGCATCTGGCCATGCTGAACGGCATCCGGGACAAAGGGTTAGGGGTGTTGAACTGGACGCCAGAGGCGGAACAGTACCGTATTCGTCTGCACTGTGCCGCGCGCTGGCTACCGGAGTATGACTGGCCCGCAGTCGATGATGAGACATTGCTGGGCTCGCTGGAACGCTGGCTGCTGCCGCAAATGCACGGTGTACACTCGCTGCGTGCGCTAAAAGCGCTTGATGTTAAGGTCGCGTTACAGAATTTACTGGACTGGTCATTACGTCAACGTCTGGATAGTGAACTGCCAGGGCATTACACTGTGCCGACCGGAAGCCGGATTGCCATTCGTTATCACGAGGATAATCCTCCGGCGCTGGCGGTACGTATGCAGGAAATGTTTGGAGAGGCCACCACGCCTTCTGTGGCGCAAGGGCGCGTCTCTCTGGTGCTGGAGCTGTTGTCGCCAGCCCATCGCCCGTTACAGATTACCCGCGACCTGGGGGCATTCTGGGCGGGGAGCTACCGTGACGTGCAAAAAGAGATGAAGGGGCGGTATCCCAAACATGTCTGGCCGGACGATCCGGCAAATACGGCACCGACACGACGGACGAAGAAGTATTCGTGA
- the panB gene encoding 3-methyl-2-oxobutanoate hydroxymethyltransferase: MKPTTISLLQKCKQEKRRFATITAYDYSFAKLFAEEGITVMLVGDSLGMTVQGHDSTLPVTVEDIAYHTRAVRRGAPACLLLSDLPFMAYATPEQAFENAATVMRAGANMVKIEGGAWLAETVKMLTERAVPVCGHLGLTPQSVNIFGGYKVQGRGDAAQTLFEDALALEAAGAQLLVLECVPVELAKRITEALSIPVIGIGAGNVTDGQILVMHDAFGITGGHIPKFAKNFLAEAGDMRAAVRQYIADVESGVYPGEEHSFH, translated from the coding sequence ATGAAACCAACCACCATCTCCTTACTGCAGAAATGCAAACAGGAAAAGAGACGCTTCGCCACCATTACTGCGTATGACTACAGCTTCGCTAAGCTTTTTGCCGAAGAGGGTATCACTGTCATGCTGGTCGGAGATTCGTTAGGGATGACGGTACAAGGCCATGATTCCACCCTGCCGGTGACGGTCGAAGATATTGCCTACCATACCCGTGCCGTGCGCCGCGGGGCACCTGCCTGTCTGCTGCTTTCCGATCTGCCTTTTATGGCCTACGCGACGCCAGAGCAAGCGTTCGAGAATGCGGCAACCGTCATGCGTGCCGGGGCCAATATGGTCAAAATCGAAGGCGGAGCCTGGCTTGCAGAGACCGTGAAAATGCTCACCGAACGTGCCGTGCCGGTCTGTGGTCATCTGGGTCTGACGCCGCAATCCGTCAATATTTTTGGCGGCTATAAGGTGCAGGGCCGCGGTGATGCAGCACAGACGCTGTTTGAGGATGCCCTGGCGCTGGAAGCCGCTGGCGCACAGCTGCTGGTGCTGGAGTGTGTGCCGGTTGAACTGGCAAAACGCATCACCGAGGCGCTGTCGATTCCGGTGATTGGCATTGGCGCAGGCAACGTTACCGACGGTCAGATTTTAGTGATGCACGACGCCTTTGGTATTACCGGCGGTCATATCCCTAAATTCGCCAAAAATTTCCTGGCAGAAGCAGGCGACATGCGTGCTGCTGTGCGGCAGTATATTGCCGACGTTGAATCCGGTGTTTACCCGGGTGAAGAACACAGTTTCCATTAA
- the pcnB gene encoding polynucleotide adenylyltransferase PcnB — MFTRVANFCRKVLSREESMANDAIAQNRMSVIPREQHNISRKDISENALKVLYRLNKAGYEAYLVGGGVRDLLLGKKPKDFDVTTSATPEQVRKLFRNCRLVGRRFRLAHVMFGPEIIEVATFRGHHEAGESDRTTSQRGQNGMLLRDNIFGSIEEDAQRRDFTINSLYYSVADFTVRDYVGGMQDLKDGLIRLIGTPETRYREDPVRMLRAVRFAAKLSMRISPETAEPIPRLATLINDVPPARLFEEALKLLQAGYGYETYKLLREYSLFQPLFPTITRCFTENGDSPMERMIAQVLKNTDTRIHNDMRVNPAFLFAAMFWYPLLEAAQRIAQESGLAYYDAFALAANDVLDEACRTLAIPKRITTLVRDIWQLQLRMSRRQGKRAWKLMEHPKFRAAFDLLSLRAEIERNQELQRLAQWWGEFQVSAPPEQKDMLVDLDDEPTPRRRHRRPRKRAPRREGTA; from the coding sequence ATTTTTACCCGAGTCGCTAATTTTTGCCGTAAAGTGCTAAGCCGCGAAGAGAGCATGGCGAACGACGCTATTGCGCAAAACCGCATGTCGGTTATTCCACGTGAGCAGCACAATATTTCCCGCAAAGATATCAGTGAAAATGCCCTCAAGGTGCTCTATCGTCTGAATAAAGCAGGCTACGAGGCCTATCTCGTTGGCGGTGGGGTGCGTGATTTACTGCTGGGCAAAAAACCAAAAGATTTCGACGTGACGACCAGCGCCACGCCAGAGCAGGTGCGCAAATTATTCCGTAACTGTCGCCTTGTTGGCCGTCGTTTTCGTCTTGCTCACGTCATGTTTGGGCCGGAAATTATTGAAGTGGCGACCTTCCGCGGTCACCACGAAGCGGGCGAATCCGATCGCACCACCTCCCAGCGCGGCCAGAACGGCATGCTGCTGCGGGACAATATCTTCGGCTCTATCGAAGAAGATGCCCAGCGTCGCGATTTCACGATCAACAGCCTTTACTACAGCGTGGCAGATTTCACCGTCCGTGATTACGTCGGCGGCATGCAGGACCTGAAAGACGGTCTGATTCGCCTGATCGGCACGCCGGAAACGCGTTATCGTGAAGACCCGGTGCGTATGCTGCGCGCCGTACGTTTCGCCGCCAAACTCTCAATGCGCATCAGCCCGGAAACCGCAGAGCCGATACCGCGTCTGGCGACGCTGATTAACGACGTGCCGCCAGCCCGTCTGTTTGAAGAGGCGCTGAAGCTGCTGCAGGCCGGTTACGGCTACGAAACCTACAAGCTGCTACGCGAATACAGCCTTTTCCAGCCCCTGTTCCCGACCATTACGCGCTGCTTTACCGAAAACGGTGACAGCCCAATGGAACGCATGATTGCGCAGGTGCTGAAGAATACCGATACCCGCATTCACAACGATATGCGTGTGAACCCGGCGTTCCTGTTTGCCGCGATGTTCTGGTATCCGCTGCTGGAAGCAGCGCAGAGAATTGCGCAGGAAAGCGGTCTGGCCTACTACGATGCGTTTGCGCTGGCCGCAAATGACGTGCTGGATGAAGCCTGCCGCACACTCGCCATTCCAAAACGTATTACGACGCTGGTGCGTGATATCTGGCAGCTTCAACTGCGCATGTCTCGTCGTCAGGGTAAACGCGCCTGGAAGCTGATGGAGCATCCTAAATTCCGCGCTGCGTTCGATTTACTGTCTCTGCGTGCTGAAATTGAACGGAACCAGGAACTGCAGCGTCTGGCGCAGTGGTGGGGCGAATTCCAGGTTTCAGCACCGCCAGAGCAGAAAGATATGCTCGTCGACCTCGATGACGAACCGACGCCGCGTCGTCGCCACCGTCGTCCGCGCAAACGTGCGCCGCGCCGTGAAGGTACGGCATGA